A single Rhinolophus ferrumequinum isolate MPI-CBG mRhiFer1 chromosome 12, mRhiFer1_v1.p, whole genome shotgun sequence DNA region contains:
- the LOC117032178 gene encoding olfactory receptor 1J4-like, which yields MRPENQSSVSHFLLRGLPIRPEQQGAFFALFLAMYLTTELGNLLLILLIRLDARLHTPMYFFLSHLACSDICFSSVTVPKMLVNMQTQDQSIPYAGCVTQMYFFIVFTALDNFLLTSMAYDRYVAICHPLHYMTIMREGLCILLITGSWLLSCANALCHTLLLAQLMRPENQSSVSHFLLRGLPIRPEQQGAFFALFLAMYLTTVLGNLLLILLIRLDARLHTPMYFFLSHLACSDISLSSVTVPKMLVNMQTQDQSIPYAGCVTQMFFFIVFTVLDNFLLTSMAYDRYVAICHPLHYMTIMREGLCILLVTGSWLLSCASALSHTLLLTQLSFCDDNTIPHFFCDLGVLLKLSCSDTSLNDLVIFTLGLAGITLPLICILISYGRIGVTILKVPSTKGICKALSTCGSHLTVVSVYYGTIIWLYIFPSSNTSSDNNIIASVMYTVVTPMLNPFIYSLRNRDMKGALEKLINRATVLFQ from the exons atgaggcctgagaaccagagcaGCGTGTCCCACTTCCTCCTGCGGGGGCTCCCCATCCGGCCCGAGCAGCAGGGCGCGTTCTTCGCCCTGTTCCTGGCCATGTACCTGACCACGGAGCTGGGGAACCTGCTCCTTATCCTGCTCATCAGGCTGGACGCTCGCCtgcacacgcccatgtacttcttcctcagcCACTTGGCCTGCTCTGACATCTGCTTCTCATCTGTCACCGTCCCTAAGATGCTCGTGAACATGCAGACTCAGGACCAATCCATCCCCTATGCAGGGTGTGTAACACAgatgtattttttcatagtttttactGCTTTGGACAATTTCCTTCTCACCTCAATGGCATATGATCGGTACGTTGCCATCTGTCACCCCCTCCACTACATGACCATCATGAGAGAGGGACTGTGTATCTTACTCATAACCGGGTCGTGGCTCCTCTCCTGTGCCAATGCCTTGTGTCACACCCTTCTTCTGGCCCAGCT CatgaggcctgagaaccagagcaGCGTGTCCCACTTCCTCCTGCGGGGGCTCCCCATCCGGCCCGAGCAGCAGGGCGCGTTCTTCGCCCTGTTCCTGGCCATGTACCTGACCACGGTGCTGGGGAACCTGCTCCTTATCCTGCTCATCAGGCTGGACGCTCGCCtgcacacgcccatgtacttcttcctcagcCACTTGGCCTGCTCTGACATCTCTTTGTCATCTGTCACCGTCCCTAAGATGCTCGTGAACATGCAGACTCAGGACCAATCCATCCCCTATGCAGGGTGTGTAACGCAGatgttttttttcatagtttttactGTTTTGGACAATTTCCTTCTCACCTCAATGGCATATGATCGGTACGTTGCCATCTGTCACCCCCTCCACTACATGACCATCATGAGAGAGGGACTGTGTATCTTACTAGTAACTGGGTCCTGGCTCCTCTCCTGTGCCAGTGCCCTGTCCCACACCCTTCTCCTGACCCAACTGTCCTTTTGTGATGACAACACCATCCCCCATTTCTTCTGTGACCTTGGTGTCCTGCTGAAGTTGTCCTGCTCTGACACCTCCCTCAATGATCTGGTCATTTTCACATTAGGTTTGGCCGGCATCACTCTCCCACTAATATGCATCTTGATCTCTTATGGCCGCATTGGGGTCACCATCCTGAAGGTTCCATCTACCAAGGGCATCTGCAAAGCCTTGTCCACCTGTGGCTCCCACCTCACTGTGGTGTCTGTGTACTATGGGACAATTATTTGGCTCTATATTTTCCCCTCATCCAACACCTCCAGTGACAACAACATAATTGCTTCTGTGATGTACACAGTGGTCACTCCAATGCTGAACCCTTTCATTTATAgcctgaggaacagagacatgaagggggccctggagaaactcatCAACAGAGCAACAGTCTTGTTTCAATGA
- the LOC117031568 gene encoding olfactory receptor 1J4-like, whose amino-acid sequence MRPENQSSVSHFLLRGLPIWPEQQGAFFALFLGMYLTTVLGNLLLILLIRLDTRLHTPMYFFLSHLAFSDISLSSVTVPRMLMDMQTQDQSIPYAGCVTQMYFFIVFNALDNFLLTSMAYDRYVAICHPLHYMTIMREGLCILLVTGSWLLSCACALSHTLLFAQLMRPENQSSVSHFLLRGLPIRPEQQGAFFALFLAMYLTTVLGNLLLILLIRLDARLHTPMYFFLSHLACSDICFSSVTVPKMLVNMQTQDQSIPYAGCVAQMYFFIVFTGLDNFLLTSMAYDRYVAICHPLHYMTIMREGLCILLVTGSWLLSCVCALSHTLLLTQLSFCDDNTIPHFFCDLGALLKLSCSDTSFNELLIFTLGLAGVTLPLICILISYGRIGATILKVPSTKGICKALSTCGSHLTVVSVYYGTIIWLYFFPSSNNSNDNNIIATVMYTVVTPMLNPFIYSLRNRDMKGALEKLINRAIVLCHDIRSSL is encoded by the exons atgaggcctgagaaccagagcaGCGTGTCCCACTTCCTCCTGCGGGGACTCCCCATCTGGCCCGAGCAGCAGGGCGCGTTCTTCGCCCTGTTCCTGGGAATGTACCTGACCACGGTGCTGGGGAACCTGCTCCTTATCCTGCTCATCAGGCTGGACACTCGCCtgcacacgcccatgtacttcttcctcagcCACTTGGCCTTCTCTGACATCTCTTTGTCATCTGTCACCGTCCCTAGGATGCTCATGGACATGCAGACTCAGGACCAATCCATCCCCTATGCAGGGTGTGTAACGCAgatgtattttttcatagtttttaatgCTTTGGACAATTTCCTTCTCACCTCAATGGCATATGATCGGTACGTTGCCATCTGTCACCCCCTCCACTACATGACCATCATGAGAGAGGGACTGTGTATCTTACTAGTAACCGGGTCCTGGCTCCTCTCCTGTGCCTGTGCCCTGTCCCACACCCTTCTCTTTGCCCAGCT CATGAGGCCTGAGAACCAAAGCAGCGTGTCCCACTTCCTCCTGCGGGGGCTCCCCATCCGGCCCGAGCAGCAGGGCGCGTTCTTCGCCCTGTTCCTGGCCATGTACCTGACCACGGTGCTGGGGAACCTGCTCCTTATCCTGCTCATCAGGCTGGACGCTCGCCtgcacacgcccatgtacttcttcctcagcCACTTGGCCTGCTCTGACATCTGCTTCTCATCTGTCACCGTCCCTAAGATGCTCGTGAACATGCAGACTCAGGACCAATCCATCCCCTATGCAGGGTGTGTAGCACAgatgtattttttcatagtttttactGGTTTGGACAATTTCCTTCTCACCTCAATGGCATATGATCGGTACGTTGCCATCTGTCACCCCCTCCATTACATGACCATCATGAGAGAGGGACTGTGTATCTTACTAGTAACCGGGTCCTGGCTCCTCTCCTGTGTCTGTGCCCTGTCCCACACCCTTCTCCTGACCCAGCTGTCCTTTTGTGATGACAACACCATCCCCCATTTCTTCTGTGACCTTGGTGCCCTGCTCAAGTTGTCCTGCTCTGACACCTCCTTCAACGAGCTGCTCATTTTCACATTAGGTTTGGCTGGCGTCACTCTCCCACTAATCTGCATCTTGATCTCTTATGGCCGCATTGGGGCCACCATCCTGAAGGTTCCATCTACCAAGGGCATCTGCAAAGCCTTGTCCACCTGTGGCTCCCACCTCACTGTGGTGTCTGTGTACTATGGGACAATTATTTGgctctattttttcccctcatccaaCAACTCCAATGACAACAACATAATTGCTACTGTGATGTACACAGTGGTCACTCCAATGCTGAACCCTTTCATTTATAgcctgaggaacagagacatgaagggggccctggagaaactcatCAACAGAGCAATTGTCTTGTGTCATGACATTCGCTCATCTTTATGA